From the genome of Streptococcus oralis:
TGATTGATACCAGTGCGAGAAGCTTCCTAAAAACAAACCTACTTCCCCTTGCAACCATTATCACTCCCAATCTTCCTGAAGCAGAAGAGATTGTTGGTTTTTTAATCCATGATCCAGAAGACATGCAGCGTGCTGGTCGCCTGATTTTAAAAGAATTTGGTCCTCAGTCTGTAGTTATCAAAGGTGGTCATCTTGAAGGTGGTGCCAAGGATTTCCTCTTTACCAAGGAGGAACAATTTGTCTGGGAAAGTCCACGAATTCAAACCTGTCACACCCATGGTACTGGATGTACTTTTGCTGCAGTGATTACGGCTGAACTAGCCAAGGGGAAGACCCTTTATCAGGCAGTCGATAAGGCCAAGGCCTTTATCACAAAAGCCATCCAAGACGCCCCTCAACTCGGTCATGGTTCTGGCCCAGTCAACCATACAAGTTTTAAAGATTAAGAAAAACTCTCTAGTTCCCACTTTAAGGGAATTAGAGAGTTTTTGATTAGGAAATCATGTCATCCAGCTTTGTTAAAAATGCTTGCGTTTTTGCCTCTATATCTTCTGCCTGCATCAAATCACGAACAACGGCTACTCCAGCTATACCTGTTTCAGCAAGTTGGTCAATATTCTCTGACGTCAAGCCTCCAATAGCAACTACTGGAATGGCGACCATTTGGCAAATGGTTTTCAAGGTTGAAATCAAGGTGATAGGTGCATTTTCTTTGGTAGTTGTCGGGAAAATAGCTCCTGTCCCCAAGTAATCTGCACCCGATGTTTCTGCTTCAAGAGCTCTTTTTACTGTTTTAGCAGTGACACCGAGGATTTTTTCAGGACCCAATACTTGGCGGGCAACCGAAACTGGTAGTTCATCGTCGCCAATATGCAAACCTGCAGCATCGACTGCAAGACAGATATCCAACCGATCATCGATAATCAAGGGCACCTGATAGGCGTCTGTTATTTCCTTGACTTGTTTTGCCAGCTGATAGTATTGGTTGGTGGTGAGATTTTTTTCTCGTAATTGAATGATGGTAACACCTGAACGGCAGGCCGTCTCAACTTTTTCAAGAAAGCTTTCCAAGGAATCTTGGTAGCGATTGGTTACTAGATACAGTCTAAATGCTTCTCTATTCATAAAAGTCTCCTTTGATGGCTTTTAGCCAGTTTTCATCTCTTTTTAGGAGAGAGAGTTGATTGAGAACTTGGTAACGAAAACCTTCCAATCCCATTCCTTGAACAAGAATTCTCTCAGCAGCGATATTGAGATAAGAAACTGCTAGGCAGGAAGCTTCAAAGGCAGTCTTTCCTTGGCTGAGAAAAACGGTTGTCAAGGCTCCAATCAGGTCTCCTGTCCCTGTTATCCAGTCCAATTCTGCACAGCCATTCCTCAATACAGCAACTTGATTTTCTGAAACGATGAGGTCCTTGGGGCCAGTGACTAAAAATGACATACCAGGATAAAGCTGACACCAGTCTTTCAAGACTTGGAGCAAATCCTCAGTTTCTTGATCTTTAGCACTCGCATCGACCCCAACTCCGTGGTGTTTTAAACCAACAAGACTTCGGATTTCCGACATATTTCCTTTAAGGACCGTGGGATTGTATTCTAAAAGATCTGTGACTAGGTCCTTACGAATGGATGAAGCTGCTACGCCAACCGCATCTACTACCATTGGGAGGCCAGCTTGAGCTGCATAAGTAGCTGCCATGCGGATTGCTTTCTCCTTCTCAGCTGACAAATGCCCCAGATTGATAAAGAGAGCTTGGCTTTGTTTGGTAAAATCAAGAACCTCACGGGGATCATCTGCCATGACAGGTTTAGATCCCAGAGCCAAAATTCCATTGGCCAGCATCTCACAGGAAATCTCATTGGTGATGCAGTGAATTAAGGAGCTGGAGGTTAGAGGAAAGGGATTTGTAAATTCCTGCATCAGTCTATCCTTTCTCCAAAGAAATATCCCTGCACTTTTTTAAAGAATTCCTGCTTGATTAAAAATCGAAAGGCAAGAAAAGCTATGGCTGTACCAATCAAGGTTGCTCCAAAAAATCTAGGAGTGTAGATAAACCAGCTAAGCTTGGCCGCAGATCCTGTAAAGAGAACCATGACAGGATAGGAAACAATGGAACCGATAATCCCTGTTCCCAAGATTTCTCCTAGAGCAGAATAGCGAAATTTCCGACCATACTTATAAAAGAGACCTGCAAGGAGGGCTCCAAAAGTAGCTCCTGTTAGGGCCAAAGGGGGAATACCTTGAGTCGTCATACGGATAAAGGCTGTGACTGTAGCCATGACCAAGGCATAAACAGGTCCCATCAAAATCCCTGCAAGAATGTTGACTACACTGGACATTGGTGCCATTCCTTCAATTCGAAAGATGGGTGTAAGTACTACGTCAAGAGCAATCATCATGGATAAAATGGTTAATTTGTGAACTTGTAGTTGGTGGTTTCTCATTTTCTATTTCTTCTCTTTTTCTAAGGATTGCAAATCACTCGTCCAGGTTTGATGTTGGTAAGCCATCTCCCAAAACTTAGCTTCCATGTGGACACTTCGGTGGAAGGCCTCTAGCATTTTTTGTTTGTCTGTCTCGTCACTTTCGCGATAGAGCTGATTGACCAGGGCTTCTTCCTCTTTAATCTGCTGTTCTAACTCATCGGTGATATAGGTTTCAATCCACTGTTGATAAAGAGGATTCGGGGATGGTTTGCGATTAAGTGCCTTGCCCAAATCATGGTATAACCAAGGACATGGAAGCAAACTAGCAAAAGCAATGCCCAAGTTTGGCTCTGCAAACTGGCGATAAATATGAGAAATGTAATGATAACAGGTTGGAGCGATTGGATGTTGCTCCATTTCCTGGTCGCTGATTCCTAATTCCATGAAAAATTGTTGGCGGATAAACAACTCACCCTCCACTAGACTCTGGGCATTTTGTTTCAAGAGTCTTTTCATCTCTTGGTTTGAAGTCTTATCAGCCAAGAGGTGATAGGCTTCTGAAAAAGACTTCAGGTAGTAGGCATCCTGAATCAGGTAATAGCGGAAAATAGAAGGTTCTAAATTCCCCTCTTGTAACTGTAAAACAAAGGGGTGATGAAAGGAAGCCTGCCAAGCTTCCTTGGATAATTCCATCGCAATATCTGTAAATTCCATAATAACTCCTTTATAGAAATAGGCTGGTTTGAAGCAATAAAAAGAAAAGTAGGTAGATCAATTTTGTCCTCTGAGAAATATAAAAAGTCCGATAACTATTCTCCACCTGTGCATGCTCGTCATATCCATGCGCAGATAGAGCTCTCAGGTAAAGATGGCGCCACCTAAAGACTGTCATCAGAACCTTACTGTAAATCAGGGGAGACCAAACATGCAATTTTTGACCACGCAATAAGCAAGCTTCCTTGAGGGACTTGATTTCTTGTTGAATGAGGGGAAAGGCATTGAATACCACAATTAAGGCATAGGCCCAAGACCGTGATAACCCCTTTTGAGCCAAGTACAAGAGAAGCTCTTTTAAGGAAATACTGGAAACAAAGACAAGACCGATACAAACCGTCACAAAGGCCCTCGTTCCAAGTATCACTGCCTGCGAAGCATCCCCATGTAACTGTACTGCCCAGTAATTGGCAAAAGATGGTAAAATGGCGAGCACAAGCATCCAAGCCAACAATTTAAATCGACGGTAGTAGAGCATGAAGAGAATGCAAAATGCGACTACTGAAAGATTAAGAGCAATCGAAGGAATGAAAGATGTTTCCAAGGATAAAATTAGAAAGAAGAGACCGATTATCGGTGTCTGGGTTGCTACTTTGACCATACTACTTCACCTCCCCTTGAGTATTGATACTCCGAGATGTGAGAGGTTTGCTGATGGTCACGTCTTTAATATGACGGAGACCCTCACTAGTCATCTCAATCCAATAATCGACCACAGAAATCAAGGGATCTAAACGATGGCTAATGATCAAAAAACTTCTCCCTTGATTTCTGTCCTCCAGAATCCACTGACAAAAATAGGCGCAGGCTCTATTATCTAAACCAGCAAAAGGTTCATCTAGTAAAATCACAGAAGCCTTGCTGGTCAAGATGGTCAAGAGCTGAAGAATCTTTTGTTGGCCACCACTTAATTGATAGGGACTCTTATCAAGCGCCTGCTCCAGATCAAAATATCGTAAAGCTTGTAGAATCCGCTGATTTCTTTCCGAGTCTGAGCTATCTAATTGAAGTTCCTCTCTCAGACTGACTCGGATAAATTGCTTCTCAGATTCCTGAACGACACCCGTCAGGTCACGATACAGACTCTTTTTCTTTTTTAGGACCGAACCCTTCCAAGTAATGCGCCCTCTATACTTTTGAAATTGAAGAATGGAACGAAAGAGGGTTGATTTCCCAACACCATTATCACCTAGGATACAGGAAATTCCTTGGTAAAACGTGAAATCAGCAATCGAAAAGAGGGGACGATTACCCAGCTCACAAGTCACACGATCCATATGGAATAGTTCTAGGCTAGAAGCAACTTCCTTTGAAGCAACCTGTGTCATCTCAGAGGTAGGGATTTGAAACACTTCCCTCAGTTGCCCGTCTCTTAGCTCCACCATATGGTCAATGTAGGCTCCATAGTCTGATAAATCATGGTCACACAGGATGACTGTCTTCCCATTAGAGGCCAATTCCTTTAGAATCTCTAGGATCTCTATCCTACTTTTGCGGTCAATAGAAGCAAAGGGCTCATCCAAGAGATAGACCCTAGGATTCATGGCAAATAGAACAGCCAGCGCAGCCTTTTGCTTTTCCCCACCTGATAAGTGATGGATGGGACGGTGCAAGATTGCCTCGCAGCGACATTGCTGGACCACCTCGGCTATTTTAGAATCAATCTCCTGAACGGGATGGCCGATATTCTCCAAAGTAAAAATCAGCTCCTCAAACAAGTTCTCCATGGTAAATTGATGATTGGGATTTTGAAAGAGAATGCCAACCGTCTGGACACGTTCGACGATAGAAAGCTGACTGACCTGGTTTCCATCTATCAGGACTTGACCACTATAGGGCAAGGAAGTGACCTGGGCAATGATTTGAAAGAGACTGGATTTTCCTGAACCACTGCTCCCAACTAACAAGGTAAAAGCTTGCGCGTGAAAAGTAAAATCAATCGGCTCCGAAAAGATTGGGGACTGAATCTCCCGTAGTTCCAGCCCCATCTACGCCTTGCCTCCAGCCGCAAACTGATGATAGAGTTTGACAATGGCACGAACCAAGATGGCACAGAAGAAAAAGACGGAAATAAAACGCACCACAAGCAAGGAAAGGACAAAAGGAAGGGAAAAGGCGTAGTAACCTAACTTAATGTATTCATAGACAAAGCTAAAAAGCGTAATCCCAATACTATTAGCAGTTAGAGAGAGCCAACTTTCATAGCGATTCTTGGTTACGAGAAAACCAAATTCACTTCCCAAGCCTTGAACCAAGCCAGACAAAAGAGCGCCTAGGCCGAATTGGCTACCATAAAGGACTTCAGCAAGCGCAGCGAGCACTTCTCCAATCGTTGCACTTCCGATTCTTGGAACAAAGATAGCCGCAATGGGCGCAGCCATACACCAGAGACCAAAGAGGATTTCATTGGCAAAGGCCTGCAAACCAAGAGGGGCCAAGATTAGGGTGAGGATATCAAATAGATAACCCGAACCCACAAAAACGCCACCAAAAAAGATAGACAAGAAAGCAAGCAAGATAACATCTTTTAACTGCCATTTTTTCAACATAAAAAACTCCTTTTTTAAAGAAAAGTGGGGCATTCAAGGAGAGCTACCGAAAGGCTCGTCGTCAGGCCTATCCTCTTTTGATAAACAAAAAAACTCCAATTACAAACGAGAATTAGAGTTTAGCTTACAAGATTAGACAGTTCTTTTCGACATACGAAAAAAACCTTTTCACATTTCCCTTCGCCAGTATTAACTGTATCAGGTTCAATGGGTATCATCTCAGCCTAAAGCACCCCAAATGTCTTTATTATTTAATTACTGGACCAGTATAGCAAAAAATGAAAGCCCTAGCAAGATATTTGACTGGAAAATATATTTATATAGTTTGTTTGTTCATTCTTTTAATTTACATAAAAGTATTGAATCTGTCCTATAATTCATAACCGATATCAAAAAAGGCTAATTCCAAAGCAACTGCTTGATTCCAGCGTTGCTGAAGTTCTGTCAAATCTTCTCGATTTTTCCCGACACGATTAAGTTCATCAACTAGAAATTGAACCCACTCTGCAAAGAAAGGACCTCTATGTAGATTAATCCATTCCGAATGAATATAGGCTTCAGGTAGTGCCAAATCTTTAGAACCCCAGTCTAAATAGAGACCTTCTGCAATGACCAGCATGACCAAAAGATGAGCATAGTCTGATGAAGCCACAGCAGAATACATTAGCTCCTGAAACGCTTTTGTTACAGGGTGCAAGTTCACTTCTAGATAGTCATTCTCTGCTACCTTTAACTCTTTGAAAGCCTTTTGGAAATAACCATCTTCATCTGCTTCAAGAAAGCCTAGTTGCTTGGCAAAACGAAGTTTGGATTCAAGCTGGTCTGCGTGAGCTACACAGGCACCCAGCATGGATAAGAAGGCATCAAAGAAATGATAATCTTGAATCAGGTAGTCTTTTAAGACCTTATTCTCAATTGTCCCCGCAAAAAGTTCCTTAACAAAACGATGATTGATTGCAGCCTGCCAATCCTTCTGACTGCTTTTTAATAATTCTCCAACGGTCAAACCCGGCTGAAATGCATAGTCTTGTGTTTCCATATTTATTTTTCCTCTCTTTACTCGTTCGTAATCAATAAAATATCAAGAGATACCAAGCAAAATCGTAATTCCACTTGATACTTTTAAAGAACATCGAGGGCATTTGCAGAGAGCTACCTAAAAAAGCCTATCCTCTTTTGATAAACAAAAAAACTCCAATTACAAACGAGAATTAGAGTTCACCTTACAAGATTAGACAGTCCATTTCGACATACGAAAAAAACCTTTTCACATTTCCCTTCGCCAGTATTAACTGTATCAGGTTCAATGGGTATCATCTCAGCCTAAGGCACCCCAAATGTCTTTATTATTTTATTACTGGACCAGTATAGCAAAAAATGAAAGCCCTAGCAAGATATTTGACCGAAAAATATATTTATATAGTTTCTAATAACGATTTAATCTTTCTATACACGAAGAAAAACCTCCACATAAGGTGGAGGCCGTCTTCTTTATCAATACAATTTTAAGTCACGAGGGTCAACTGGGAAGGTTGGATTGTATGGGTTGTGACGGAGTTTGAAGTGTTTGACATCCTCAATAGTCTGAGTTCCAGATAACTGCATGACTGTCTTCAATTCTGCATTCAAGTGCTCAAAGACTTGACGCACACCAACACTACCGCCGAGAGCCAAGCCATAGATAACAGGGCGCCCAATAGCTACCAAGTCTGCTCCTGAAGCCAAGGCTTTAAAGACGTGCTGACCACGACGAACACCAGAGTCAAAGACAATTGGCACACGTTTATCAACTGCTTCAGCCACTTCTTGAAGTGAGTCAAAGGATGCTGGTCCACCGTCGACTTGGCGACCACCGTGGTTGGTTACCCAGATACCTGAAGCTCCCGCAGCAAGCGAACGTTCAACGTCCTCACGGCATTGTGGTCCCTTGACATACACAGGAAGTCCTGAGTATGTAGCGATAAATTCGACATCGCGTGGAGACAAGCGTTGTTTAGCTGACTTGTAAACAAAGTCCATTGATTTTCCAGCACCTTCTGGCAGGTATTCCTCAACAATTGGCATACCAACGGGGAAGACAAAACCATTGCGCTTGTCGACCTCACGATTGCCCCCTACAGTTGCATCTGCCGTCAAGACAATCGCTTTGTAGCCTTCAGCCTTCACACGGTCCATGATATGGCGGTTGATACCGTCATCCTTACTAAAGTAAAATTGGAACCAATGAGGTGTCCCTTGAAGAGCTTCCGTAATTTCTGGAAGGTCAACGGTAGAGTAAGAGCTGGTTGTATAAAGAGAACCAAATTCATGCACACCACGCGCAGTAGCTACTTCCCCCTGCTCATTTGCCAATTTATGAGCCGCAACAGGCGCCATAATAATTGGTGAAGATAATTTTTCACCTGCAAATTCAATCTCTGTACTTGGATTTTCAACATCACAAAGCGTATGAGGAACGATCAGTTTGTGGTTAAAGGCACGGATGTTCTCGCGTAAAGTGAAAGTATCCTCTGCTCCACTAGCGATATAACCAAAGGCAGCTTTAGGAATGACTTGTTGCGCCATTGGCTCCAAATCATAAGTGTTAATAAAATCTACAGGTCCTTCTGCATTGCTTGTTTTATATGACATAAAGTGTCCTCCTTATTAAGTAAGCGTTTACTTTAACTTACATAAACTATCTTACCTCTTTTTCAGAATCCTTTCAAAAATTTTGTCTGGAAATTTCAAATCACAGACATGATAAATATTTTCTATCATTGTGATAAAAAATTCATATTATCCAAACATGTCCTTTAGTGCTACAATAGCTATATTATTCCTAGATGGGAGGTTCTATTTTGGATTGGTCCATTGTTGAACAATATTTACCACTCTATCAAAAGGCATTCTTTCTGACCTTACATATCGCAGTTTGGGGAATTTTGGGTTCTTTTCTTGTAGGTCTAATCGTTAGTGTCATTCGTCATTATCGCGTTCCTATCTTTTCACAGTTAGCAACAGCCTACATCGAATTGTCACGAAACACGCCCCTTTTGATTCAGCTCTTCTTCCTCTACTTCGGGCTTCCCCGAATAGGGATTGTTCTTTCTTCAGAAGTCTGTGCAACAGTTGGGCTCATCTTTTTAGGTGGCTCCTACATGGCTGAATCTTTCAGAAGCGGACTGGAAGCAGTCAGTCAAACCCAGCACGAGATTGGTCTAGCCATTGGTCTAACGCCTGTACAGGTCTTTCGCTATGTGGTTCTTCCGCAAGCGACTGCGGTAGCCCTACCGTCCTTTAGTGCCAATGTCATTTTCCTCATCAAGGAAACCTCTGTTTTCTCTGCAGTAGCCTTAGCCGATCTCATGTACGTCGCCAAGGACTTGATTGGACTCTATTATGAGACAGACATTGCACTGGCCATGTTGGTAGTTGCTTACCTGATCATGCTGTTACCCATCTCTCTAGTCTTTAGCTGGATAGAAAGGAGGCTCCGCCATGCAGGATTCGGGAATGCAAGTACTCTTTCAGGGAAATAATCTCCTGCGAATCTTACAAGGGCTGGGTGTCACGATTGGAATTTCCATTCTCTCCGTCCTTCTATCAATGATTTTCGGAACAGTCATGGGAATCATCATGACCTCCCATTCTAGAGTTATTCGTTTTTTAACACGCTTTTATCTGGAATTTATCCGTATCATGCCCCAGCTGGTACTACTTTTCATCGTTTATTTCGGCTTAGCTCGAAACTTTAATATCAACATCTCAGGCGAGACTTCGGCCATTATCGTTTTTACTCTCTGGGGAACAGCTGAAATGGGGGACTTGGTTCGTGGGGCAATCACTTCTCTCCCTAAACATCAGTTTGAAAGCGGACAGGCTCTGGGCTTAACTAACTTGCAACTTTACTATCACATTATCATTCCACAGGTCTTGAGAAGACTACTACCACAAGCCATCAACCTTGTCACTCGGATGATCAAAACGACTTCCTTAGTTGTCTTGATTGGGGTTGTGGAAGTGACCAAGGTTGGGCAACAAATCATCGATAGCAATCGCTTGACCATCCCAACCGCTTCCTTTTGGATTTATGGAACCATTCTGGTCCTGTATTTCGCAGTCTGTTTTCCTATTTCCAAACTATCCACTCACTTAGAAAAACATTGGAGGGACTAAATGTCTGAAACTATTTTAGAAATCAAGGACTTAAAAAAATCCTTTGGAGACAATCCCATCCTCCAAGGCCTTTCTCTAGATATCAAAAAGGGGGAAGTCGTCGTCATTCTAGGACCATCTGGTTGCGGGAAAAGTACACTTCTCCGCTGCCTCAATGGCTTAGAAACCATACAGGCTGGGGATATTCTTCTGGACGGCCAGTCCATTATTAGCAACCAGAAAAACTTTCATCTGGTTCGCCAAAAGATTGGCATGGTCTTTCAAAGTTATGAACTCTTTCCTCACCTAGATGTCCTTCAAAACCTCATCCTAGGCCCTATCAAAGCTCAGGGACGAGACAAGAAAGAAGTAACAGCGGAAGCTTTGCAACTACTGGAACGTGTGGGTTTGCTTGATAAAAAAGACAGTTTTGCTCGCCAATTATCTGGTGGACAGAAACAACGAGTGGCGATTGTCCGTGCCCTTCTCATGCATCCAGAAATTATCCTCTTTGACGAAGTGACGGCTTCGCTGGATCCTGAAATGGTGCGTGAAGTTCTGGAACTCATCAATGACTTGGCTCAAGAAGGGCGCACCATGATTCTGGTAACCCACGAAATGCAGTTTGCCCAAGCTATTGCAGATCGGATAATCTTTCTCGACCAAGGGAAAATTGCTGAAGAAGGAACGGCTCAGGAATTCTTCACCAATCCACAAACCAAACGAGCACAGGAATTTTTAAACGTCTTTGACTTTAGCCAGTTCGGCTCATATCTATAAAGGAGATTTTTATGAAACTACTCAAACCAATTCTAACTGTTTTTGCTCTAGCATTTGCGCTTATCTTTGTCACAGCTTGTAGCTCAGGTGGAAGCTCTGATGCTTCATCAGGAAAAACAACTGCCAAGGCCCGCACTATCGACGAAATCAAAAAAAGCGGTGAGCTTCGAATCGCCGTATTTGGAGACAAAAAGCCATTTGGTTATGTTGACAACGACGGTTCCTACCAAGGCTACGATATTGAACTTGGGAACCAACTGGCACAAGACCTTGGTGTGAAAGTTAAATACGTTTCCGTCGATGCTGCCAACCGTGCTGAATACTTGATTTCAAACAAGGTGGATATCACCCTTGCCAACTTCACAGTTACTGACGAACGTAAGAAACAAGTTGACTTTGCCCTTCCTTACATGAAAGTATCACTCGGTGTTGTGTCACCAAAAGATAAAGTCATCAAAGACGTTAAAGAATTAGAAGGCAAAACCTTGATTGTTACGAAAGGAACGACTGCTGAAACTTATTTTGAGAAAAATCACCCAGAAGTAAAACTCCAAAAATACGACCAATATAGCGACGCCTACCAAGCCCTTCTTGACGGACGTGGTGATGCCTTCTCTACTGACAATACGGAAGTCCTAGCGTGGGCTCTCGAAAATAAAGGATTTGAAGTAGGAATTACTTCCCTCGGTGACCCAGATACCATCGCACCAGCAGTTCAAAAGGGTAATCAAGAACTTCTTGACTACATCAACCAAGAAATCGAAAAACTTGGTAAAGAAAACTTCTTCCACAAGGCTTATGAAAAGACACTTCACCCAACCTACGGTGATGCTGCTAATGCAGATGATCTAGTTGTTGAAGGTGGAAAAGTCGACTAATACTCTTCGAAAATAAACAGAAATCAGGTAATCCTAGTGACTACCTGATTTTCTATGTTTTAAGCGTTTTGCCAATTTTCTTGGTCTTCTTTAAAGCGTTTTAGGAGAGCAAGTCCTTCTGGCGTAATGTAACCTTCTTCTTGGGCTAGGTGGATGAGTTCGCTGTAGTTAGAAAGCGTCACAAGTTTGACACCAGCATCCGCAAAATTCTTATCAGCTTTTGGCAATTGATAACTGAAAATCGCTACAACTCCAAGCACATCTGCTC
Proteins encoded in this window:
- a CDS encoding cysteine ABC transporter substrate-binding protein: MKLLKPILTVFALAFALIFVTACSSGGSSDASSGKTTAKARTIDEIKKSGELRIAVFGDKKPFGYVDNDGSYQGYDIELGNQLAQDLGVKVKYVSVDAANRAEYLISNKVDITLANFTVTDERKKQVDFALPYMKVSLGVVSPKDKVIKDVKELEGKTLIVTKGTTAETYFEKNHPEVKLQKYDQYSDAYQALLDGRGDAFSTDNTEVLAWALENKGFEVGITSLGDPDTIAPAVQKGNQELLDYINQEIEKLGKENFFHKAYEKTLHPTYGDAANADDLVVEGGKVD